CCCTTTCATAGCCATTGAAACTCCCCTTCGCGCGAGGGAATACGCCGTTGTCTCGCTTGCCCCGCTCCTCCTATCGGCCACCTTCCTGTCCTTGGCCTGGCTCCTCCGTTCTAACTTCTGGGCTCTCGCCTATGTCTTCAACACGGCTGGCATGGCGGGTGATTTCCTCATGGTCCTTTCGCTCCTCAGAATGCACCCCGATGCGAAAGTCTTCGACGATGGGACGACCCTCCGCTCCGATGCAGATGTCTCCCTCTCGTATCCGAGGTGGCTTTCAACTGCCCTGAGGGTCGCGATTCTTTTGCTCTTTCTCATGGTAATAATCATGGGCCGCGTTGAAGTCGTCGTTGAGAATGGTTAGGCAAGTTTTATAACATCACTCCCCCTAATTATCCTCTGGTGGACAGAATGAGTCATTCGAAGTGGAGAGTTCTCTACATAATGAGTGCCGCACTCTTCATCATGTTCATCGATACGACGATGATGAACGTCTCCATAAGCGCCCTCGTCGCCGACCTCAACACGACCGTGACGGGTGTCCAGAGCGCGATAACCCTCTACGCCCTTGTAATGGCGGCGTTCATGATAACAGGCGCGAAGCTGGCCGACATCTGGGGCACGAAGAGGGTCTTCTTCCGCGGGCTGGTCATCTACACGGTTGGAACGCTCATGGCGGCCCTCGCTCCAAACCTCGCCGTTCTTCTCCTGGGGTGGTCAATCCTGGAGGGCATCGGCGCCTCGATGATGATGCCCGCGACGGTCACCTATATAACGAAGGAGTACACCGGCAAGGACAGGGCCTTCGCCTTCGGCGTCTGGGGCGGCGTCGGCGGTGCCGCCGCGGCATTCGGTCCGATTATTGGTGGTTTCTTCACGACCTACATTACCTGGCGTCTCGGCTTCTTCATGGAGGCCTTCATCGCCGCGGCGATATTCGCCTACATGAAGATACTATCCGACTACAGGCCGGAGAAGGAGATGAAGCTCGACGTGGTCGGGGCGGTTCTGGTTGGTGTCGGCCTCTTCCTGCTCACCCTCTCAGTGCTCATAATGGACCCGCTCTCCAACCCGCCGGTTCTGCTCCTCATGGTGGCGGGTCTCGCTGTCCTCGTCGCCTTCTGGAAGTACGAGAAGCGCAGGAAGGAGCGGGGACTGGACGTTCTCATAGACGTGGACATCTTCAAGTCGAAGGTCTTCACAGCGGCCAACTTGGTGAGCATCTTCTTCCAGATAACCCTCGCGGGCATAATGTTCACGATTCCAGTGTTCGTCCAGCAGTACCTCCACTACAACGCCATCCAGACGGGTTTCGTCATAGTTCCGCTCTCGATAATGATGTTCATATTCTCCATGAGCGGCCAGAGGTTCGCGGGGTATCTCACGCCGAAGCAGATAATCCAGCTCGGCATAGCCCTCACCTTCGTCGGCCTCTACCTCGTCCTGCGCGTCCTCAAGCCCGGAGTTGAAGGGAGCGACTTCGCCCTCGGCCTGGCCCTCTACGGAACGGGCTTCGGGCTGATATTCTCCCAGATAACCAACCTGGCAATGATGGGGGCGAAGCCGGAGCAGCAGGCAGATGCTTCGGGGATATTCAACGCCCAGAAGCAGTTCGGCCTCTCCCTTGGAACGGCCTTCATCGGTGCCGTCCTCGTCCTCGGCATAATTCACAGCATCGCGAGGCAGATCTACGAGTCCGGCATCATCGAGGGGAGCAAGGAGCAGATAAAAGACGCTGTCATACAGTGGATACTCAAGATGCAGCAGGGCGAGCTGAACATCCCGCCCGAGTACCACGACATCGTGGTGAAGATGGTGAACACATCATTCATCGACACGATGAAGGTGGCGGTAATCTTTATGATTGGCATCCTCGTCATCAGCGCCCTGCTCTCCTTCCTCCTGCCGAAGGGGGAGAAGGCGGAGGTGACGGCAACGCCCGAGAATACTGAAGACGGGGAAAACGCGGAATGACTATTTCGCAAGCAGCCAGCCAATCGGTGGATGCTCCGCCCCTTCCCTCCACTTCTCATAGGCCCTATCCCACCGCTCCAGAAGTTTGGCACGCTTTTCTCCTCTTTTATCCGCTCCACGTACTCCCTTGGGATGTAGGCTAGATAGTGCGGCAGGCCCGGCTCAAAGGCTCCGCTTTCGATTATCCTCCCACCGGCCTTTTCCACCAGTTCCTTCAGCCTTTCCAGCCGGAGGTAATGCAGGTCATCCTTCTCGCCAAAGAGCGCCTCAAAGATACCCTCACGGGGGTTGTAGAGCTCAAGGTGTGCCTGACGCTCGTTGTTGGTTATGGGAAGACTCTCCGCTATGAAGACCTTCTCCGCGACCCGGAGCATCTCTGAGAAGACCCTAACCATCGTTTTCTCATTTTTCAGGCTTCTAACTCCATGAACGAGAACGGCTAAATCGAAGGCCTTAAATGGAAACGGCAGCTCCCTCGCATCGGCCTTGAGCGGGATTATCCTGCGCTTTAAGCCAGCCGCAGAGGTTATCTCCTCGAAGAAGCGCCATCTGCTCAGGTCCACGGCAACAACGCGGCCGGTTTCGCCGAGGGGGTAGGCGAGCGGGACAGTCGTTAATGCGTGCGCACCACAGCCGATTTCAAGACGTTCATTCCTTCCTCAGCGGTGCGTGCTGGAGGACGCGGAAGCGTTCAAGCATCTCCGTGCGGACCCAGTCGGGAGGTAGCGGCGGCTCGCTTCGGAGTGGAATTCTGGAGAGAACATCCTTCTTAAACGTTTCCTCGTCAGCGGGCATGGAAAACACCGAAAATGGCTAAAAGCCTTCCCTTTAAGGAGTTTTCTGAGAAAAGGTTTTACAGGGTGGGGTTGAATTAATGGTGGCCGGGAATTTTCGTGGTTCTTAACGGGAGTAAGGGATAAGACACTCTGCCGGGCTTTGCTGCCCGTTGCATCGTCATGCAACTCTTTTACTCGGGCTTCTTTCGACCAATTCTAAAAGCAAAATCAAACTCTGAATAAATTTGTACTTTGAAAAGAATAGAAGAATTTTTTACTAAAAGTAAAAGGAAGAATTTATAAGGATAAGTTGCTTTAGAAGATACTGCAAACAACTTAAAGGAAGTGAACTGGATGAAGTGGACGCCTTTGCTGGCGATCCTTCTCGGACTGCTGATGATTGGTGGTATGGTTTTTGCAGGCGCATTGCAGAACAACAGAGGTGGAATTTTTGAACCACCGTCTAAAGGGCAACCCCCAATTTCACCAACCCCTGGAAAAGAAGTTATCATAAAAACGTTTGTTGGGAAATCCAGTATGCACGTGGCAGAGCAGTTCCTTCAGAAGTACTGGGACAAATTAACTCTCAGAATAAATCTGGAGGAGTTTGGGGATTGTACTTTTATAGGAATAGCACTCAGACCCCTGCCGGGTGGTATGTACGCCCCGCTCTACTACTTTGCCAACGAGAGTTCCGGGTATGCCAGCCTGCGGATTCTGAACGAATCGTTTACTTCCGAGGCCACCAAGTTTGTAGACCTTCCACTCGGGGTAAAAGGGGCACTTGGAGATGAACCCCGCAGAGAATGGGACTCAATAGGTCGTATCAGCACGATAACCACTTCTCAGGATATCACAACATGGAGGGGAGACAAAGTCACTGTGTACAACAAACTGGGAGTGGACTTTTGGGTAACTGAGGCGAAAATGGGGTACTACTACTATGTGTACCTGAGCCATGAGGCAAAAGTGCCCAGTGAGAAAGATTTCCCAAAAGATTTCAGGGTAGCGGTAAAAGAAGTCAGGGAACGGGCCACTATTCTGAACCCCTCACGCGAACAGGCATATTTTGGAATTGGAAGCTTTAAACCCGAAGGCAGTGGCTCTTCATCCGAACCTACGGTTACGTGGGGCCTGAATGTTGGTATTGATACTACTGGGCTTCCAAACGCTGGAGCGGGATTCAGTGAAACCTATACTAAAGGACTTACGTTCAAATGGTACACCGACGATATTGATGCTAATAGAGATATCGAGTTTGAGTTTTATGGTCTGAATAAGAAAGAATGGCTGGGAAGCTCTCCAGCGTGGGGCCAGATATTTATAACACATCCAGTAGTTGTTCCCTTTGTGAAAAAAGGAACACCCTTCCACATGGTTGAGATGAAACTACGGGCTGAGGCAGACTTCATCTATGAAGAAACTAGGCCATACTGCGGTCTGGGATGTGGAACCTATACCGTCAAAAAAAGCACGAGTGCGCCGCCCATAGAGTTTACCGTCGAACTGTACCCCTGGTTCGTAAACAGGAAGTGATGGAGTTTTGATTTATATCTGTTTTTCTTTCTTGTTGGAGCTTCTAGTGTTGGGAGAATACAGGGATCCCCCCACAATTTGAGAAAAAAGTAAAAAATTACTCAACAAACACCGCCGGCTTCAGCGGCATCGCGGCCTTCTTCTTTCCTCCCTTGTCCTCCTCAGGGTTGATGATTATCTCGATGCCGAGCTCCTTCTCCATGAAGTCCTTGGCTTCCCTCAGGGCCTTCTCCTCGTCTATGCGCTTGACTTCGAAGGCCCTCTCCTTTATCAGCTTCTGGATGAGCTTGCCTATCTCCTTGCCGTGCTTCCTCATCTCCGGGTCTTTCATCAGCTCGGCCATGGCGCTCTTAAAGTCCCTCTTCTCCGCGACCACCTCGACGACCTTCCACTTCCACTCCGGGGCGGTGTAGACGTAGGCCCTCTTGGCGT
The window above is part of the Thermococcus sp. JdF3 genome. Proteins encoded here:
- a CDS encoding DUF3267 domain-containing protein — its product is MGELRLSDYSSDVVILSFLLLVVSALAVPWLEVSIGSPGDFLYLLVLPWVVLVPLHEGLHALVARVFGAKVRFGITTFGRLIVAPFIAIETPLRAREYAVVSLAPLLLSATFLSLAWLLRSNFWALAYVFNTAGMAGDFLMVLSLLRMHPDAKVFDDGTTLRSDADVSLSYPRWLSTALRVAILLLFLMVIIMGRVEVVVENG
- a CDS encoding MFS transporter codes for the protein MSHSKWRVLYIMSAALFIMFIDTTMMNVSISALVADLNTTVTGVQSAITLYALVMAAFMITGAKLADIWGTKRVFFRGLVIYTVGTLMAALAPNLAVLLLGWSILEGIGASMMMPATVTYITKEYTGKDRAFAFGVWGGVGGAAAAFGPIIGGFFTTYITWRLGFFMEAFIAAAIFAYMKILSDYRPEKEMKLDVVGAVLVGVGLFLLTLSVLIMDPLSNPPVLLLMVAGLAVLVAFWKYEKRRKERGLDVLIDVDIFKSKVFTAANLVSIFFQITLAGIMFTIPVFVQQYLHYNAIQTGFVIVPLSIMMFIFSMSGQRFAGYLTPKQIIQLGIALTFVGLYLVLRVLKPGVEGSDFALGLALYGTGFGLIFSQITNLAMMGAKPEQQADASGIFNAQKQFGLSLGTAFIGAVLVLGIIHSIARQIYESGIIEGSKEQIKDAVIQWILKMQQGELNIPPEYHDIVVKMVNTSFIDTMKVAVIFMIGILVISALLSFLLPKGEKAEVTATPENTEDGENAE